The Vicia villosa cultivar HV-30 ecotype Madison, WI linkage group LG1, Vvil1.0, whole genome shotgun sequence genome includes a region encoding these proteins:
- the LOC131628866 gene encoding calcium-transporting ATPase 10, plasma membrane-type-like isoform X2 — MTSSKDSPPAHRDLESGSLNAITCSADVDGEDYSTDPFDISRTKDASIQRLNRWRQAALVLNASRRFRYTLDLKKEEERKQTLRKIIVHIRAIQAAYRFKEAAKNTNILPSSSNGEFSIGQEQLSSISREHDTNALKDYGGVIGLSNLLKTNLDKGTKGDEADLVIRRNAFGSNNYPRKKGQNFLMFIWDACKDLTLIVLMVAAVASLALGIKSEGIKEGWYDGGSIAFAVILVISVTAITDYKQSLQFQDLNEHKRNIHLQVIRYGRRIEISIYDVVVGDVIPLNIGNQVPADGILITGHSLAVDESSMTGESKIVNKHSKEPFLMSGCKVADGSGTMLVTAVGINTEWGLLMTSISEDTSEETPLQVRLNGLATFIGIAGLAVAIIVLVVLLARYFSGHTKNPDGSVQFIAGKTSVGDAINGVVKIATIAVTIVVVAVPEGLPLAVTLTLAYSMKKMMADKALVRRLSACETMGSATTICSDKTGTLTMNQMTVVEACVGGKKILPPNDKSQLSPILYSLLIEGAAQNTNGSVFVPESGNGVEVSGSPTEKAILHWGFQLGMDFEATRSESSIVHVFPFNSDKKRGGVALQMVTPSLQPDAEIHIHWKGAAEIVLASCTRYFDINDQLVDMDEEKMTVLRNVIEDMAANSLRCVAIAYRLLDKTENIPTGEEELACWSLPEDDLVLLAIVGLKVCISSRINTIMSSLSFLESITILEGSIPCKLCIEMQDPCRPGVKDAVHLCQKAGVKVKMVTGDNVKTAKAIAVECGILGSLADATEPNIIEGKTFRALSDKEREDIVEKISVMGRSSPNDKLLLVQALRRKGHVVAVTGDGTNDAPALHEADIGLAMGIQGTEVAKESSDIIILDDNFASVVKVVKWGRSVYANIQKFIQFQLTINIAALVINVIASFSTGDVPLNTVQLLWVNLIMDTLGALALATESPTDHLMDQLPVGRRDPLVTNIMWRNLLIQAMYQVSVLLILNFQGRSILSLRHEINAYAVKVKNTIIFNAFVLCQVFNEFNARKPDEFNIFKGVTKNYLFMGIVGLTIVIQIVIIEFLGNFTKTVKLNWKQWLICVFIGFISWPLAVIGKLIPVPTTPMNNCFRRFQCGRTRRKMDS, encoded by the exons ATGACTTCGTCAAAGGATTCTCCTCCGGCACATCGTGACTTAGAGTCCGGTTCTCTCAATGCTATTACCTGTTCTGCTGATGTGGATGGCGAAGATTACTCAACGGATCCATTTGATATTAGCAGAACAAAGGATGCTTCCATCCAACGACTCAACCGTTGGAGG CAAGCTGCACTTGTGCTTAACGCTTCTCGTCGATTTCGTTACACCTTGGacttgaagaaagaagaagagaggaaGCAAACACTGAGGAAGATTATAGTTCATATACGAGCCATTCAA GCTGCATATCGTTTCAAGGAAGCTGCGAAGAACACAAACA TACTTCCTTCAAGCTCCAATGGAGAATTTTCAATAGGACAAGAGCAACTTTCTTCAATCTCAAGAGAGCATGATACAAATGCTCTAAAGGATTATGGAGGG GTTATAGGGTTGTCAAATTTGTTGAAAACCAATTTAGATAAGGGGACTAAAGGCGATGAAGCTGACTTGGTAATCCGAAGGAATGCATTTGGTTCCAACAACTACCCTCGAAAGAAAGGACAAAACTTTTTG ATGTTTATCTGGGATGCTTGCAAGGATCTGACCTTGATTGTTTTAATGGTCGCTGCGGTGGCTTCATTAGCACTTGGGATAAAATCTGAG GGTATTAAGGAAGGATGGTATGATGGCGGAAGCATTGCTTTTGCAGTTATTCTTGTTATTTCTGTTACAG CGATAACCGATTACAAACAATCTCTTCAGTTTCAAGACTTAAATGAGCATAAAAGAAACATACATTTGCAG GTTATTAGATATGGAAGAAGAATCGAGATCTCCATATATGATGTTGTTGTAGGTGATGTTATACCACTCAATATCGGTAACCAG GTTCCTGCCGACGGAATTTTGATCACCGGTCACTCTCTTGCAGTTGATGAATCAAGTATGACCGGGGAGAGCAAGATC gtCAATAAGCATTCTAAGGAACCTTTTTTGATGTCGGGATGTAAAGTTGCAGACGGAAGCGGCACTATGCTAGTAACCGCTGTCGGTATTAATACCGAATGGGGGCTTCTAATGACTAGCATTTCAGAAGACACTAGTGAAGAAACACCTTTGCAG GTTCGCTTGAATGGTCTCGCTACCTTCATCGGTATCGCTGGCCTCGCTGTGGCTATAATTGTTCTAGTTGTGTTACTCGCCAG ATATTTCTCCGGGCACACTAAAAATCCCGATGGAAGTGTTCAATTTATAGCGGGAAAGACCTCGGTCGGGGATGCTATTAATGGAGTAGTTAAGATAGCCACTATTGCG GTCACCATTGTAGTGGTTGCAGTACCCGAAGGACTTCCTTTAGCTGTTACCTTAAC ACTTGCTTACTCAATGAAAAAAATGATGGCAGATAAAGCTTTG GTGAGGAGGCTTTCTGCCTGTGAAACAATGGGATCAGCCACAACTATCTGCAGTGATAAGACTGGAACATTGACAATGAATCAG ATGACTGTTGTTGAGGCATGTGTTGGTGGAAAGAAGATTTTACCGCCTAATGATAAGTCGCAGCTATCTCCTATCCTCTATTCTTTGCTGATTGAAGGTGCTGCACAGAACACTAATGGAAGTGTTTTTGTACCTGAG AGTGGCAATGGTGTTGAGGTTTCTGGATCACCAACAGAAAAGGCAATTTTACATTGGGGATTTCAG CTTGGGATGGATTTTGAGGCTACCAGATCAGAATCATCAATCGTACATGTTTTTCCATTCAACTCGGACAAGAAAAGAGGCGGAGTAGCATTACAAATGGTAACACCTTCTTTGCAGCCCGACGCTGAAATCCATATACATTGGAAAGGTGCTGCTGAGATAGTTCTTGCCAGCTGTACTCGGTATTTTGATATAAATGATCAGTTGGTGGATATGGATGAAGAAAAG ATGACAGTTTTGAGAAATGTCATAGAAGATATGGCTGCCAATAGTCTACGTTGTGTTGCCATTGCATATAGACTATTAGATAAAACGGAGAACATTCCAACCGGCGAAGAAGAACTTGCTTGCTGGTCATTACCAGAGGACGATCTTGTTTTACTGGCTATTGTCGGTCTGAAGGTATGTATTTCCTCCAGAATTAATACTATAATGTCATCTTTGTCTTTTTTAGAATCCATAACCATTCTTGAAGGATCCATTCCTTGTAAATTATGTATCGAAATGCAGGATCCTTGTCGACCTGGCGTCAAAGATGCAGTGCACCTTTGCCAAAAAGCTGGTGTTAAG GTAAAAATGGTCACTGGTGACAATGTTAAAACTGCAAAAGCAATTGCTGTGGAATGTGGAATACTTGGTTCATTGGCGGATGCTACAGAGCCAAACATCATTGAAGGAAAAACATTTCGAGCCTTGTCAGACAAAGAGAGAGAAGACATTGTTGAAAAGATCTCG GTTATGGGACGGTCGTCTCCTAATGACAAGCTTCTGCTTGTGCAAGCATTGAGGAGGAAGGGGCATGTTGTGGCCGTAACCGGGGATGGAACAAATGATGCTCCAGCACTGCATGAG GCTGATATAGGTCTTGCAATGGGCATTCAAGGAACAGAAGTTGCTAAAGAGAGCTCTGATATCATTATTTTGGATGACAATTTTGCTTCTGTTGTGAAG GTTGTTAAATGGGGGCGATCTGTGTACGCAAATATTCAGAAATTTATCCAGTTTCAGCTTACAATCAATATAGCAGCTCTTGTTATAAATGTCATTGCTTCATTTTCCACTGGCGATGTCCCACTAAATACAGTACAG CTTCTTTGGGTAAATCTAATCATGGATACTCTAGGAGCACTAGCCTTGGCAACTGAATCACCAACAGATCACCTTATGGATCAGCTTCCAGTTGGTAGAAG AGATCCTCTTGTAACAAATATTATGTGGAGGAATCTGCTAATACAGGCTATGTACCAAGTTTCTGTCTTGCTTATACTCAATTTCCAAGGCAGGAGCATACTGAGTCTAAGGCACGAGATCAACGCCTATGCTGTCAAAGTGAAGAACACTATAATATTCAATGCATTTGTTCTATGTCAA GTATTTAATGAATTTAACGCGCGAAAGCCAGATGAATTCAACATTTTCAAGGGGGTTACCAAAAACTATCTATTTATGGGGATAGTGGGATTAACTATAGTAATCCAG ATTGTCATCATTGAATTTCTTGGAAATTTCACTAAAACAGTCAAGCTTAATTGGAAGCAGTGGCTCATATGTGTTTTTATAGGATTTATCAG CTGGCCTCTTGCAGTGATTGGAAAACTGATACCAGTACCTACGACTCCCATGAATAACTGTTTTAGAAGATTTCAATGTGGAAGAACTAGAAGAAAGATGGATTCTTAA
- the LOC131628866 gene encoding calcium-transporting ATPase 8, plasma membrane-type-like isoform X5, producing the protein MFIWDACKDLTLIVLMVAAVASLALGIKSEGIKEGWYDGGSIAFAVILVISVTAITDYKQSLQFQDLNEHKRNIHLQVIRYGRRIEISIYDVVVGDVIPLNIGNQVPADGILITGHSLAVDESSMTGESKIVNKHSKEPFLMSGCKVADGSGTMLVTAVGINTEWGLLMTSISEDTSEETPLQVRLNGLATFIGIAGLAVAIIVLVVLLARYFSGHTKNPDGSVQFIAGKTSVGDAINGVVKIATIAVTIVVVAVPEGLPLAVTLTLAYSMKKMMADKALVRRLSACETMGSATTICSDKTGTLTMNQMTVVEACVGGKKILPPNDKSQLSPILYSLLIEGAAQNTNGSVFVPESGNGVEVSGSPTEKAILHWGFQLGMDFEATRSESSIVHVFPFNSDKKRGGVALQMVTPSLQPDAEIHIHWKGAAEIVLASCTRYFDINDQLVDMDEEKMTVLRNVIEDMAANSLRCVAIAYRLLDKTENIPTGEEELACWSLPEDDLVLLAIVGLKVCISSRINTIMSSLSFLESITILEGSIPCKLCIEMQDPCRPGVKDAVHLCQKAGVKVKMVTGDNVKTAKAIAVECGILGSLADATEPNIIEGKTFRALSDKEREDIVEKISVMGRSSPNDKLLLVQALRRKGHVVAVTGDGTNDAPALHEADIGLAMGIQGTEVAKESSDIIILDDNFASVVKVVKWGRSVYANIQKFIQFQLTINIAALVINVIASFSTGDVPLNTVQLLWVNLIMDTLGALALATESPTDHLMDQLPVGRRDPLVTNIMWRNLLIQAMYQVSVLLILNFQGRSILSLRHEINAYAVKVKNTIIFNAFVLCQVFNEFNARKPDEFNIFKGVTKNYLFMGIVGLTIVIQIVIIEFLGNFTKTVKLNWKQWLICVFIGFISWPLAVIGKLIPVPTTPMNNCFRRFQCGRTRRKMDS; encoded by the exons ATGTTTATCTGGGATGCTTGCAAGGATCTGACCTTGATTGTTTTAATGGTCGCTGCGGTGGCTTCATTAGCACTTGGGATAAAATCTGAG GGTATTAAGGAAGGATGGTATGATGGCGGAAGCATTGCTTTTGCAGTTATTCTTGTTATTTCTGTTACAG CGATAACCGATTACAAACAATCTCTTCAGTTTCAAGACTTAAATGAGCATAAAAGAAACATACATTTGCAG GTTATTAGATATGGAAGAAGAATCGAGATCTCCATATATGATGTTGTTGTAGGTGATGTTATACCACTCAATATCGGTAACCAG GTTCCTGCCGACGGAATTTTGATCACCGGTCACTCTCTTGCAGTTGATGAATCAAGTATGACCGGGGAGAGCAAGATC gtCAATAAGCATTCTAAGGAACCTTTTTTGATGTCGGGATGTAAAGTTGCAGACGGAAGCGGCACTATGCTAGTAACCGCTGTCGGTATTAATACCGAATGGGGGCTTCTAATGACTAGCATTTCAGAAGACACTAGTGAAGAAACACCTTTGCAG GTTCGCTTGAATGGTCTCGCTACCTTCATCGGTATCGCTGGCCTCGCTGTGGCTATAATTGTTCTAGTTGTGTTACTCGCCAG ATATTTCTCCGGGCACACTAAAAATCCCGATGGAAGTGTTCAATTTATAGCGGGAAAGACCTCGGTCGGGGATGCTATTAATGGAGTAGTTAAGATAGCCACTATTGCG GTCACCATTGTAGTGGTTGCAGTACCCGAAGGACTTCCTTTAGCTGTTACCTTAAC ACTTGCTTACTCAATGAAAAAAATGATGGCAGATAAAGCTTTG GTGAGGAGGCTTTCTGCCTGTGAAACAATGGGATCAGCCACAACTATCTGCAGTGATAAGACTGGAACATTGACAATGAATCAG ATGACTGTTGTTGAGGCATGTGTTGGTGGAAAGAAGATTTTACCGCCTAATGATAAGTCGCAGCTATCTCCTATCCTCTATTCTTTGCTGATTGAAGGTGCTGCACAGAACACTAATGGAAGTGTTTTTGTACCTGAG AGTGGCAATGGTGTTGAGGTTTCTGGATCACCAACAGAAAAGGCAATTTTACATTGGGGATTTCAG CTTGGGATGGATTTTGAGGCTACCAGATCAGAATCATCAATCGTACATGTTTTTCCATTCAACTCGGACAAGAAAAGAGGCGGAGTAGCATTACAAATGGTAACACCTTCTTTGCAGCCCGACGCTGAAATCCATATACATTGGAAAGGTGCTGCTGAGATAGTTCTTGCCAGCTGTACTCGGTATTTTGATATAAATGATCAGTTGGTGGATATGGATGAAGAAAAG ATGACAGTTTTGAGAAATGTCATAGAAGATATGGCTGCCAATAGTCTACGTTGTGTTGCCATTGCATATAGACTATTAGATAAAACGGAGAACATTCCAACCGGCGAAGAAGAACTTGCTTGCTGGTCATTACCAGAGGACGATCTTGTTTTACTGGCTATTGTCGGTCTGAAGGTATGTATTTCCTCCAGAATTAATACTATAATGTCATCTTTGTCTTTTTTAGAATCCATAACCATTCTTGAAGGATCCATTCCTTGTAAATTATGTATCGAAATGCAGGATCCTTGTCGACCTGGCGTCAAAGATGCAGTGCACCTTTGCCAAAAAGCTGGTGTTAAG GTAAAAATGGTCACTGGTGACAATGTTAAAACTGCAAAAGCAATTGCTGTGGAATGTGGAATACTTGGTTCATTGGCGGATGCTACAGAGCCAAACATCATTGAAGGAAAAACATTTCGAGCCTTGTCAGACAAAGAGAGAGAAGACATTGTTGAAAAGATCTCG GTTATGGGACGGTCGTCTCCTAATGACAAGCTTCTGCTTGTGCAAGCATTGAGGAGGAAGGGGCATGTTGTGGCCGTAACCGGGGATGGAACAAATGATGCTCCAGCACTGCATGAG GCTGATATAGGTCTTGCAATGGGCATTCAAGGAACAGAAGTTGCTAAAGAGAGCTCTGATATCATTATTTTGGATGACAATTTTGCTTCTGTTGTGAAG GTTGTTAAATGGGGGCGATCTGTGTACGCAAATATTCAGAAATTTATCCAGTTTCAGCTTACAATCAATATAGCAGCTCTTGTTATAAATGTCATTGCTTCATTTTCCACTGGCGATGTCCCACTAAATACAGTACAG CTTCTTTGGGTAAATCTAATCATGGATACTCTAGGAGCACTAGCCTTGGCAACTGAATCACCAACAGATCACCTTATGGATCAGCTTCCAGTTGGTAGAAG AGATCCTCTTGTAACAAATATTATGTGGAGGAATCTGCTAATACAGGCTATGTACCAAGTTTCTGTCTTGCTTATACTCAATTTCCAAGGCAGGAGCATACTGAGTCTAAGGCACGAGATCAACGCCTATGCTGTCAAAGTGAAGAACACTATAATATTCAATGCATTTGTTCTATGTCAA GTATTTAATGAATTTAACGCGCGAAAGCCAGATGAATTCAACATTTTCAAGGGGGTTACCAAAAACTATCTATTTATGGGGATAGTGGGATTAACTATAGTAATCCAG ATTGTCATCATTGAATTTCTTGGAAATTTCACTAAAACAGTCAAGCTTAATTGGAAGCAGTGGCTCATATGTGTTTTTATAGGATTTATCAG CTGGCCTCTTGCAGTGATTGGAAAACTGATACCAGTACCTACGACTCCCATGAATAACTGTTTTAGAAGATTTCAATGTGGAAGAACTAGAAGAAAGATGGATTCTTAA